A portion of the Pedobacter cryoconitis genome contains these proteins:
- a CDS encoding TetR/AcrR family transcriptional regulator: MVRKVTEGPIRNKEKTRLKLLNAVGEIIKTEGYKGLGVNNIAAKAKADKKLIYLYFENVDKLVETYVRQKDYWSAFSEGIQGLIEANQGNFGQELASQILVDQFNFFLDAEEMQKVILWEISEKNALMREIADAREILGNELFKLTDPHFGGTDVDIRAIQALLIGGIYYLVLHAKSNGSTFCGLDINELPDQKRIIKSLHQLVEWSYTKAKK, encoded by the coding sequence ATGGTCAGAAAAGTTACCGAAGGACCGATAAGAAATAAAGAAAAAACCAGACTGAAATTACTGAATGCCGTTGGTGAAATTATAAAGACTGAAGGTTATAAGGGTTTGGGGGTGAATAATATTGCCGCTAAAGCCAAAGCTGACAAGAAACTTATCTATCTGTATTTCGAGAATGTTGACAAGCTTGTAGAAACCTATGTACGGCAGAAAGATTATTGGAGTGCTTTTTCGGAAGGTATACAAGGGTTAATTGAAGCCAATCAAGGCAATTTTGGTCAGGAGCTTGCCAGTCAGATCTTAGTTGACCAGTTTAACTTTTTCCTTGATGCTGAAGAAATGCAGAAAGTTATTCTTTGGGAAATCAGTGAGAAGAACGCACTGATGCGGGAAATAGCTGATGCCAGAGAGATTTTAGGCAACGAACTTTTTAAACTTACCGATCCGCATTTCGGAGGGACCGATGTAGATATAAGAGCTATCCAGGCCCTTTTAATTGGGGGGATTTATTACCTGGTTTTACACGCAAAGTCAAATGGCAGTACATTTTGCGGCCTGGACATTAATGAACTGCCCGATCAAAAAAGAATTATCAAAAGCCTTCACCAGCTTGTTGAATGGAGCTATACCAAGGCTAAAAAATAG
- a CDS encoding aminotransferase class I/II-fold pyridoxal phosphate-dependent enzyme, whose amino-acid sequence MDFTTATFKNFENIEGHDMYDRAAVFGDFLQYMKDNGHMNYRLQNFSGCGPEMRVKTSIHEDGFDYVSFVSNDYLGFTQHPKVKAAAIQGISDFGTGAGASPLIGGHFSYHEILEEKIAAFFKRSKDSSVIYTTGYTANSATLMSLLQKEDLAIVDMAVHSSIYEGCILTNTKTFLHNHMESLERILKAARSQYRTKLVIVDGVYSQDGDLAPLREIIGLARQYGAYVMVDDAHGIGVLGATGRGALEQHDLLQEVDIISGTFSKTFANIGGYVIANPDLINFLKFQSRQQIFSATSTPAAAGIIKAIELIDEEPHWQLKLWENINYFKKGLQDIGIDTGTTASAIVPVKIGDPHKTGDAGKLLLKAGIYTNPILYPAVAKKDARIRMSLMATHTREQLDKALNAFEFVNQKLDIVGQSV is encoded by the coding sequence ATGGATTTCACTACTGCTACTTTTAAAAATTTCGAGAACATTGAAGGCCATGATATGTATGATAGAGCAGCTGTTTTCGGCGATTTCCTTCAATACATGAAAGACAATGGCCATATGAATTACCGTCTTCAGAATTTCTCAGGCTGCGGTCCGGAAATGCGTGTAAAAACTTCAATACATGAGGATGGTTTTGATTATGTGAGCTTTGTCTCTAATGATTACCTGGGTTTTACGCAGCATCCAAAAGTAAAAGCGGCTGCTATTCAGGGAATATCAGACTTCGGTACTGGTGCAGGAGCATCACCGTTAATTGGTGGACATTTTTCTTATCATGAGATTTTAGAAGAGAAAATTGCTGCTTTCTTTAAGCGGAGCAAAGATTCATCAGTAATCTATACCACCGGTTATACGGCTAATAGTGCTACTTTAATGAGCCTGTTACAGAAAGAAGATTTGGCAATAGTGGATATGGCTGTGCATTCCAGTATCTATGAGGGTTGCATATTAACGAATACAAAAACATTTCTTCATAACCATATGGAGTCTCTGGAACGAATTTTAAAAGCTGCCAGATCTCAGTACAGAACTAAATTGGTAATTGTTGATGGTGTTTATTCTCAGGATGGCGATCTTGCACCTTTAAGGGAAATTATCGGATTGGCCAGGCAGTATGGTGCTTATGTAATGGTAGACGATGCCCATGGGATCGGAGTGCTGGGTGCGACCGGAAGGGGGGCCCTGGAGCAACATGATTTATTACAGGAGGTCGATATTATTTCCGGAACTTTCAGCAAGACATTCGCAAATATCGGCGGTTATGTGATTGCAAATCCTGACCTGATCAATTTTCTTAAATTTCAGTCCAGGCAGCAGATTTTCTCAGCCACGAGCACACCTGCAGCAGCAGGTATCATTAAAGCGATTGAATTAATTGATGAAGAACCGCATTGGCAATTAAAGCTCTGGGAAAATATCAATTATTTCAAGAAAGGGCTTCAGGATATAGGAATAGATACGGGGACAACTGCATCTGCTATAGTCCCTGTTAAAATCGGTGATCCTCATAAAACCGGTGATGCTGGCAAGTTATTACTGAAGGCTGGTATCTATACAAATCCAATATTGTATCCTGCTGTAGCAAAAAAAGATGCCCGGATACGGATGAGTTTAATGGCAACCCATACGAGGGAACAATTAGATAAAGCCCTGAATGCGTTTGAATTTGTAAATCAAAAACTTGATATTGTAGGACAAAGCGTATAA